The window CTTAACAAATTGTGCAGTCTTACCCACCACAATCAAAGAAAAAACAAAACTTACAAATAAAATAATCGCTAAACTAACCAAATTATTTTTTACTAAATCAAAATACATCATCAAACCTACACCAGCCGGAATAAACAGAACACTTAAAATTTCTAACAAATAGTCACTCACAAGCGCAATGTGACACTCTTTTACCCAACCACGTGTCAATGAAATAAATAATAATACCATCCCGATAACACTACCAGGAATCGGCAAGTGCAATACAACTTGTAACACTTTTCCAACAAATGTAAAACCTAGAATAATTAAAAGTTGCTGTAAAATTTTCATGAAAATCCCTACTTTCGCGTCCCATTATAGCATATATTTTGTAAGATTAAACGACCTTTTTATTTTTAATTTGACTAATATTGTTTACTTCGTTATACTGTTAAGAGTGTAAAATAATGCAGCAGAAAATGAGTAAGCTCGTAAACAGTTTGTCGCCCATCCGGGTTCAATTGCGTAACCGCGGCTGCAAAGGTGAAGATTGAAGGATAAACTGAACGAATACAAATTTTTCAATTGATTATTTTACTCCAAAACACAATTATATTGGAGGAATTTTAAATGTCACGTTACACTGGACCATCATGGAAAGTATCTCGTCGTTTAGGGATCTCACTTTCTGGAACTGGTAAAGAATTAGCACGTCGTCCTTACGCACCAGGACAACACGGACCAAACAGCCGTGGAAAAAAATCTGAATACGGTATGCAATTGACTGAAAAACAAAAATTACGTCATATGTACGGTATGAACGAACGTCAATTCGTTAACTTATTTATTCAAGCTAGCAAGATTAAAGAAGGTAAACATGGTGTTAACTTCATGATCTTATTAGAACAACGTTTAGACAACGTAGTTTACCAATTAGGTTTAGCGACTACTCGTCGTCAAGCTCGTCAATTAGTAAACCACGGTCATATCTTAGTTGACGGTAAACGTGTTGATATTCCATCATACCACGTTGAAGTTGGACAAGTTATCTCAGTTCGTGAAAAATCAATGAACTTAACAATCGTTAAAGAAGCTGTTGAAGCTTCAGTTGGCCGTCCTGCTTACGTAAGCTTTGACGCTGAAAAATTAGAAGGTAGCTTAACTCGCTTACCTGAACGTGAAGAGTTAACTCAAGAAGTTGACGAATCATACATCGTAGAATTCTACAACAAAAAACTTTAAGATTTTTTATCTCTTGTCTTCAATTTTTGGCAAGAGATTTTTTAGACAAGCGTTATTTCAAACTCATACACCAAAAGACCTCTAATTTAATTATTAGAGGTCTTTTAAATTTCCAAAATCCCGTGCTTCCCCTTGTTGCCATTTTTTAGTGAATCGATAATTGATAAGCCAACCAACTATACAATAAACACGGTATCACAAATGACAACATCAAGAAAATAATGGCTCCTTTTTGATAACGATATAATTTTTTAAATTGTTGTCTATGCGCTACTTCTAAACGCAATCCCTCTTTTAATCCGTCATTTCCTACTAACATGCCCTTGTTAATTAAACACTCTTTTTTACTTTTAATCACTACCCCAACGATAGACAACACACTCGCTAGAAGAAGTATCATCCACGCAGATAGATAGTGATTGTGCGTCAATAGCTTATAGCTATAGCCAAACATCCCCACAGCTATCATATAGCAGGTAACTTTCATTGTACCTATTTTTCTAGCTTGATACTGATCTTCTTTTGTAATAGCTTGATAAATGGCAAGTTTTTTTGATACTTGTTTGGTATAATTCAGTAATTTAACCCCACTCCAACACGAGACAACAAACGCCAATATTATCCATAAAAGAACCCCTAACACCAAATAATTAAACATAACAACCTCCTTTCCACGCAATTAAATAACTGGCTCTTTGTCAAATTGGACTGATGAGTAATTTTAGCCAACCATGAAATTGGGGAAAACATTCTCTGATTTCATGGTTTTTTGTTATTTAATGATTAACTTCTATCAAACCTTCGGTTAAAAAGATTCTAATCCTCATATTGCTGAAAGATTTGAATCCATAAGAAACTCGTTTTAATGTTTTGATGTGTGTATTCTTTGCTTCAATCTTCCCATTTGAATAGGGATGTATTAAAGCATTGGTAATTCCTTCTTGATGACGTATTAGGTTTTGTACTTGTCCTTTAAACTCTTCATCTAATTCTTCTGGTAAAGTATTCAATAATTCAAAGAATCGTTCATATTCTTTTCTTCTAAATGAATCTAATAAATCATGGAAGTAGCCATAGGCTAATTTTAGAGGTTCGGAAAAATCTAATAACCGATCAATCATCATCTGTTCGGTCAAATAAGGATACTTATTTGACCGAAAGCTCGGCCATCTTTTGTATTCAGAGATATTAATGTCTAATCTATTTTTAAGTAGGAAGCGCCAATTTTTCTTAAGTTTACTTGCTTCTACTTTATGTCCCGATGCCTTGAGTTTTTTCATTTCCCGTACTCTGAAACTATTAAAGGCTTCATTCAAATGTTTAACAATATGAAAACGATCAATGATTAATTCAGCATTTGGAAAGATATCCTTCACTAATTGGAAATAAGCTGCATTCATATCTGTCACAAGGTATTTTACTTTAAAACGTTCTTCATCTGGATAACCATTAAAGTGAGGCATGAGATAATTTAATCGTCTACTTTCCAATATTTCTACTAATCGCCCTGAATTGCCATCAGCACAAATAAAACTCATAGAGTCTTCTATGGCTGTATGCGAACGGAATTCATCAACCATTAAAACCTCAGGCAACCAACGGTTTTTTGGACTAGGAAGGTAAATTTCTAACGATTTTAATACCTGAATCACTTTACTTATTGAAACACTACATAATTTAGCAATTAGTTTTAGAGATATTCTTTCACCTA is drawn from Vagococcus xieshaowenii and contains these coding sequences:
- a CDS encoding CidA/LrgA family protein, with translation MKILQQLLIILGFTFVGKVLQVVLHLPIPGSVIGMVLLFISLTRGWVKECHIALVSDYLLEILSVLFIPAGVGLMMYFDLVKNNLVSLAIILFVSFVFSLIVVGKTAQFVKKRKDNLVKTSKEEVISD
- a CDS encoding ISL3 family transposase; the encoded protein is MINDIKKIYGIEDSNLTISSVSEGTYRNKPAKIIKASYKPKTIACPNCDSSPRECDGKYVIVKNGSKEVEILLTHENTGIVSMKLSKQRYRCRNCNKHWTAQIDLVKPCHNVSRIIEGKIIELLGERISLKLIAKLCSVSISKVIQVLKSLEIYLPSPKNRWLPEVLMVDEFRSHTAIEDSMSFICADGNSGRLVEILESRRLNYLMPHFNGYPDEERFKVKYLVTDMNAAYFQLVKDIFPNAELIIDRFHIVKHLNEAFNSFRVREMKKLKASGHKVEASKLKKNWRFLLKNRLDINISEYKRWPSFRSNKYPYLTEQMMIDRLLDFSEPLKLAYGYFHDLLDSFRRKEYERFFELLNTLPEELDEEFKGQVQNLIRHQEGITNALIHPYSNGKIEAKNTHIKTLKRVSYGFKSFSNMRIRIFLTEGLIEVNH
- the rpsD gene encoding 30S ribosomal protein S4, which produces MSRYTGPSWKVSRRLGISLSGTGKELARRPYAPGQHGPNSRGKKSEYGMQLTEKQKLRHMYGMNERQFVNLFIQASKIKEGKHGVNFMILLEQRLDNVVYQLGLATTRRQARQLVNHGHILVDGKRVDIPSYHVEVGQVISVREKSMNLTIVKEAVEASVGRPAYVSFDAEKLEGSLTRLPEREELTQEVDESYIVEFYNKKL